The following proteins come from a genomic window of Iamia sp. SCSIO 61187:
- a CDS encoding TetR/AcrR family transcriptional regulator, with product MTEVRARILAAAVEEAGEVGLGRLSVEDVARRAGVGRATIYRHFPGGKEQLTSEAVTWEVARYFIVLVGQLEGIDDLATRLEQGIIRGRALMAEHAVLQKVVDTEPERLLPHLSQSAPLVQATVRDHLRPYIEAADLVPGTDPEDAADFLARNVLSFLMASGSWDLDDPDAVRRLVRGNLLAGIVAPGSLQ from the coding sequence GTGACCGAGGTCAGGGCCCGGATCCTGGCCGCGGCCGTCGAGGAGGCGGGGGAGGTCGGGCTCGGCCGGCTGAGCGTCGAGGACGTGGCCCGGCGGGCGGGCGTGGGGCGGGCCACCATCTACCGGCACTTCCCCGGCGGGAAGGAGCAGCTGACCTCCGAGGCGGTGACGTGGGAGGTGGCCCGCTACTTCATCGTGCTGGTCGGCCAGCTCGAGGGCATCGACGACCTGGCGACCCGGCTCGAGCAGGGGATCATCCGGGGCCGGGCCCTGATGGCCGAGCACGCCGTGCTGCAGAAGGTGGTCGACACCGAGCCCGAGCGCCTCCTCCCGCACCTGAGCCAGAGCGCTCCGCTGGTCCAGGCGACGGTGCGGGACCACCTCCGCCCCTACATCGAGGCCGCGGACCTGGTCCCGGGGACCGATCCCGAGGACGCCGCCGACTTCCTGGCTCGGAACGTCCTGTCGTTCCTGATGGCCTCCGGGTCCTGGGACCTCGACGACCCCGACGCCGTCCGGCGCCTCGTCCGGGGGAACCTGCTCGCCGGCATCGTGGCGCCGGGGTCGTTGCAGTGA